The Acidobacteriota bacterium genome contains a region encoding:
- a CDS encoding Spy/CpxP family protein refolding chaperone: protein MNAIGKVKTQAWLLMLVVFLLGGVTGASVDRFWVLKNQPGSPARGGERGPGHMVERMKADLNLTEEQTAAVRGVFADMRKEFPPSKFNECPGLKESREKSRERIRAILTPEQRKKYDEMNARRDAEMQERRKAEETK, encoded by the coding sequence ATGAACGCAATTGGCAAAGTTAAAACACAAGCTTGGTTGTTAATGCTGGTTGTCTTTCTGCTTGGCGGCGTGACGGGCGCGTCGGTAGATCGGTTCTGGGTGTTGAAAAATCAACCCGGCTCTCCGGCACGGGGCGGCGAACGCGGTCCCGGACATATGGTGGAACGGATGAAAGCCGATTTGAATCTGACGGAAGAGCAAACCGCTGCTGTTCGGGGCGTTTTTGCGGATATGCGGAAAGAATTTCCTCCCAGCAAATTCAACGAATGCCCGGGATTGAAAGAGTCCCGTGAAAAATCCCGGGAACGAATTCGGGCGATTTTGACACCTGAACAACGGAAGAAATACGACGAGATGAACGCCCGGCGCGATGCGGAAATGCAGGAGCGTCGCAAGGCAGAGGAGACAAAATGA
- a CDS encoding sigma-70 family RNA polymerase sigma factor codes for MIRMAEYAGPEFQTIPQAQVREMTDDELVAAARNGDESAFAQLFKRHSGLVSRLGYRFFTRREQVEEIIQDSFVKAYLALNSYQGGHEKSFVSWLARITVHVCYDELRKIKKRGESRLGDLSQEEEEFLIERLRDLSAGSNVEGATISRDLSAKLLSRLKPEDRLVLTLLKQEELSIAEIAELTGWTSAKVKMRSHRAQQGLRRVLRKFV; via the coding sequence ATGATTCGAATGGCTGAATACGCTGGACCTGAGTTTCAAACAATTCCGCAGGCTCAGGTTCGAGAAATGACCGATGACGAATTGGTTGCCGCTGCCCGCAACGGCGACGAGTCCGCGTTTGCTCAATTGTTCAAACGTCACAGCGGTCTGGTTTCACGATTGGGGTACAGGTTTTTCACCCGGCGTGAACAGGTGGAAGAAATCATTCAGGACAGTTTTGTGAAAGCGTATCTGGCGCTCAACAGCTACCAGGGAGGACATGAAAAATCCTTTGTTTCCTGGCTGGCACGGATTACGGTTCACGTCTGTTACGACGAATTGCGCAAGATCAAAAAACGCGGAGAAAGCCGCTTGGGAGATTTAAGTCAGGAAGAGGAAGAATTTTTGATCGAGCGGCTTCGCGATCTTAGCGCGGGCAGCAATGTCGAGGGAGCGACGATTTCGCGCGATCTTTCAGCCAAGCTTTTATCGAGGTTAAAGCCGGAAGACAGGCTTGTGCTGACATTGCTCAAACAAGAAGAACTATCAATCGCCGAAATAGCAGAATTGACCGGTTGGACGTCCGCGAAAGTAAAAATGCGTTCACACCGCGCTCAGCAAGGGTTGAGACGCGTATTGAGAAAGTTTGTGTGA
- a CDS encoding sulfotransferase domain-containing protein, whose protein sequence is MGRSKQAQFGGARKEFVVSPPLADEFQVAIAKLQQGDAEASLILLKGLLHQTRPSPRNYDEIVQVLATAYKRRIDKLVRERADDIVISSLLQEAVALELRGDQVQSQDARNQFADTFHHLALIFSRNHQYSISLPILRKAIGIHRCPTYYVSLTNALASTKERARLEDFTSDYKPEALGKHIFIACAPKSGSTFLKNVLVAATKFRPIFSVFAALQNEHDLDLPVWLKFGTENTVTQQHCRASEANIQLMQAFGIKPIILVRNIYDTVVSLRDFYRTGFTETTYFSRDDFDKLSEERQADLIIDNVLPWYFQFFSSWQRAEADNRLEVHWLSYQELINNKTGTVEQLLQFYGLKAERGAIKEVIATTEADARRNRFNKGIVGRGITLAAQQRKRIAKLAEYYPSTDFTSIGL, encoded by the coding sequence ATGGGCAGGAGCAAACAGGCTCAATTCGGAGGCGCACGCAAAGAGTTTGTCGTGTCGCCTCCGCTTGCCGACGAATTCCAGGTAGCTATAGCGAAGCTGCAACAGGGTGACGCGGAAGCTTCCCTGATTCTGTTGAAAGGCTTGCTGCATCAAACCCGACCGAGCCCGCGAAATTACGACGAGATCGTGCAGGTGCTGGCGACGGCATACAAACGACGAATTGACAAATTGGTTCGAGAACGCGCTGACGACATTGTCATCAGTTCGCTGCTGCAGGAAGCGGTGGCGTTGGAGCTTCGCGGCGATCAAGTCCAGTCCCAAGACGCTCGCAATCAATTCGCTGACACCTTTCACCACCTCGCATTGATTTTCAGCCGCAATCACCAGTATTCGATTTCACTGCCGATTCTGAGAAAAGCGATTGGCATTCATCGTTGCCCGACGTATTACGTGAGCCTGACAAATGCGCTGGCATCCACCAAAGAGCGGGCGCGGTTGGAAGATTTCACTTCCGATTACAAACCTGAAGCGTTGGGCAAACACATTTTCATCGCGTGCGCACCCAAAAGTGGTTCGACTTTTCTGAAAAATGTGCTGGTTGCGGCCACCAAATTTCGTCCGATCTTTTCGGTTTTTGCCGCACTACAAAACGAACACGATCTCGACTTACCCGTCTGGCTGAAATTCGGCACAGAAAACACCGTCACGCAACAACACTGCCGAGCCTCGGAAGCCAACATCCAATTGATGCAAGCATTCGGCATCAAGCCAATCATTCTGGTGCGCAACATTTACGACACGGTTGTCAGCTTGCGAGATTTTTACCGGACGGGGTTTACTGAAACGACCTATTTCAGTCGCGACGATTTCGATAAGCTCAGCGAAGAGCGACAAGCCGATTTGATCATTGATAATGTCTTGCCTTGGTATTTTCAGTTTTTTTCTTCCTGGCAGCGCGCTGAAGCTGACAATCGGCTGGAAGTTCACTGGTTGAGTTACCAGGAATTGATTAACAACAAAACCGGAACGGTTGAACAGTTGTTGCAGTTTTACGGTTTGAAGGCGGAGCGCGGCGCCATCAAAGAGGTCATTGCCACCACTGAAGCCGACGCTCGCCGCAATCGCTTCAACAAAGGCATCGTCGGACGCGGAATCACACTGGCCGCACAACAAAGAAAACGCATTGCCAAGTTGGCCGAGTATTATCCTTCGACGGATTTCACCAGCATCGGTTTGTGA
- a CDS encoding TlpA family protein disulfide reductase has product MTNRIFGFGFGMLLMPLVMAAASLPVSAQGEKPTKILRQFQINQIKLQEEFERDVSDGKAQLWELDSRIEAFRQKSAGELTGYNIADWKGDELLALYSLYQQTEMFAQAVGAGRAYLKSDPKARIAESVRFGVIRSLVELEQIEEAQQLMDDLYKEMPETVFQVAGRMSLLRDLVATWRERGRYELVAKYALRGYGLRSKRNRSSDEEERLSDVMLRDRLTLAAEYVSAQEHLGFQKEAAEFHKKVLETEFDEQAVLKPFYESQLAAARLMFKPAPELAVSYWLRSEPTRLANLRGKVVLLDFWAVWCSECPAAFPQWREFQNQFSDKGLAIIGVTKLYGRSDTEEGLTREQELKALLNFQIKHQLNYPIAVSKMDDVTNDERFVVASLPTVVLIDRRGNVRHFKRGIGEYRKLRKQIEKLINEK; this is encoded by the coding sequence ATGACAAACAGAATTTTTGGTTTTGGGTTTGGCATGTTGCTGATGCCGCTGGTTATGGCGGCAGCCAGCCTGCCCGTCTCTGCTCAAGGCGAAAAACCCACCAAGATCCTGCGACAATTCCAGATCAATCAAATCAAGCTGCAGGAAGAATTCGAGCGAGATGTCAGCGACGGCAAAGCGCAGTTGTGGGAACTGGACTCTCGCATCGAGGCTTTCCGCCAAAAATCGGCTGGCGAACTAACCGGGTACAACATCGCGGATTGGAAAGGCGATGAATTGCTAGCGCTGTATTCGCTGTATCAGCAAACAGAGATGTTTGCGCAAGCTGTCGGGGCCGGACGCGCCTACCTGAAATCTGATCCGAAAGCCAGAATTGCCGAATCTGTTCGTTTCGGCGTGATTCGCTCGCTGGTCGAGCTTGAGCAAATTGAAGAAGCCCAGCAACTGATGGACGACCTGTACAAGGAAATGCCGGAAACTGTGTTTCAGGTGGCCGGGCGCATGAGTTTGCTTCGGGATTTGGTAGCAACCTGGCGCGAACGCGGGCGCTATGAGTTGGTTGCCAAATATGCGCTTCGCGGTTATGGATTACGAAGCAAACGAAACAGATCTTCAGATGAGGAAGAGCGACTGTCGGATGTGATGTTACGCGACCGGTTGACTCTGGCAGCGGAATACGTTTCTGCCCAAGAGCATTTGGGATTCCAAAAAGAAGCCGCGGAATTTCATAAGAAAGTGCTTGAAACTGAATTTGACGAACAAGCCGTTTTGAAGCCGTTTTACGAATCGCAACTCGCCGCTGCTCGTTTAATGTTCAAGCCTGCGCCGGAACTTGCGGTGTCGTACTGGCTTCGTTCCGAGCCAACTCGACTGGCAAATCTGCGAGGCAAAGTTGTGCTGTTGGATTTTTGGGCTGTGTGGTGCAGCGAATGTCCTGCGGCGTTTCCGCAATGGCGCGAATTTCAAAACCAATTTTCCGACAAAGGACTGGCCATCATTGGCGTCACGAAACTTTACGGACGCTCTGACACAGAAGAAGGGCTGACTCGCGAGCAGGAATTGAAGGCGTTGCTCAACTTTCAGATCAAACATCAGCTCAATTACCCGATTGCCGTGAGCAAAATGGACGATGTGACCAACGATGAACGGTTTGTCGTCGCCAGCCTGCCAACCGTAGTTTTGATTGACCGACGCGGAAATGTCAGGCACTTTAAGCGCGGCATCGGTGAATACCGAAAGCTCAGAAAGCAGATCGAAAAGCTGATCAATGAAAAGTGA
- the gatA gene encoding Asp-tRNA(Asn)/Glu-tRNA(Gln) amidotransferase subunit GatA, with translation MIIEDIHKLYTAGETTPSEIIRTSLNKIEADNDHLNAYLTVSRESALKAAAAMDAEIRSTVATKPLAGIPVAIKDNICVAGVRTTCGSRILGNYVPPYTATAVKKLEEAGAIIIAKTNLDEFAMGSSTENSAFGTVRNPINTDYVPGGSSGGSAVAVAAGHVPVALGSDTGGSIRQPASFCGVVGVKPTYGRVSRYGLVAFASSLDQIGPFANTVKNAARVLQVISGHDRYDSTSANTAVPDYLSALTGDIKGLRVGVPPECFGEGLDPEVRLNVEAAINKLKERGAEIVEIHLPHTKYVVAVYYLIATAEASSNLARFDGVRYGLRAEQARSLSEMYRLTRDAGFGAEVKRRIMLGTFALSSGYYDAYYEKAQRVRAMLVNDFAEAFKKCDLIATPTAPTPAFKIGEKSDDPLAMYLDDIYTVTINLAGVPAISVPCGISSMGLPIGMQLIGNHFDEARLLNAAYAYER, from the coding sequence TTGATCATCGAGGATATTCACAAGCTGTACACGGCGGGCGAGACCACACCCAGCGAGATCATCCGCACTTCCCTGAATAAGATCGAAGCCGACAATGACCATCTGAACGCATACCTGACCGTCAGTCGTGAATCTGCGCTCAAAGCCGCGGCGGCAATGGACGCCGAGATTCGATCCACAGTCGCTACCAAACCATTGGCCGGAATTCCCGTCGCCATCAAAGACAACATATGCGTGGCCGGAGTTCGCACGACCTGCGGCTCCCGGATTTTGGGCAATTACGTTCCGCCATACACTGCGACCGCCGTCAAAAAACTGGAAGAAGCCGGAGCAATCATCATCGCCAAAACCAATCTGGATGAATTTGCGATGGGCAGTTCGACGGAAAATTCCGCGTTTGGCACGGTGAGGAATCCCATCAACACGGATTATGTTCCGGGCGGGAGTTCCGGCGGTTCGGCTGTGGCCGTTGCTGCCGGCCACGTGCCGGTCGCGCTGGGATCAGATACGGGCGGTTCGATTCGTCAACCGGCGTCGTTTTGCGGAGTTGTGGGGGTGAAGCCGACGTATGGTCGAGTTTCGCGTTATGGGCTGGTCGCCTTTGCTTCATCGCTGGATCAAATCGGACCGTTTGCCAATACGGTCAAAAACGCGGCCAGAGTGTTGCAAGTCATTTCGGGCCACGACCGTTACGATTCCACTTCGGCAAACACCGCAGTGCCGGATTACCTGTCGGCGCTGACCGGCGACATCAAAGGATTGCGCGTTGGCGTTCCGCCGGAATGTTTCGGCGAAGGCCTTGACCCGGAAGTTCGCCTGAACGTCGAAGCCGCCATCAACAAGTTGAAAGAACGCGGCGCGGAAATTGTCGAAATTCATTTGCCGCACACGAAATATGTCGTTGCCGTGTATTACCTGATTGCGACGGCGGAAGCATCATCGAACCTGGCGCGGTTTGATGGCGTTCGTTACGGATTGCGCGCGGAACAGGCGCGGTCGCTGTCGGAAATGTATCGGCTGACGCGCGATGCGGGGTTTGGAGCGGAAGTGAAACGTCGAATTATGCTCGGCACGTTCGCACTGTCTTCGGGCTATTACGATGCTTATTACGAAAAGGCGCAGCGTGTACGCGCTATGCTGGTCAACGATTTTGCCGAAGCGTTCAAAAAGTGCGATCTCATCGCCACACCGACGGCCCCGACGCCTGCGTTCAAAATCGGCGAAAAATCCGACGATCCGCTGGCGATGTACTTGGACGATATTTACACCGTGACAATCAATCTGGCCGGAGTTCCCGCCATCAGCGTTCCCTGCGGCATATCGTCAATGGGGTTGCCCATTGGGATGCAGTTGATCGGCAATCATTTTGACGAAGCGCGGTTATTGAATGCGGCCTACGCTTACGAACGGTAA
- the gatC gene encoding Asp-tRNA(Asn)/Glu-tRNA(Gln) amidotransferase subunit GatC translates to MPITQTEVEKIAKLANLELTEAEKESFSGQLAAIVEYIDQLNEVDTSNVNPWQTRSVGEAATSYASREDVVEPSLGQERALEQAPDPDEGHFTVPRVI, encoded by the coding sequence ATGCCTATCACTCAAACTGAAGTTGAAAAGATTGCCAAGCTGGCCAATCTGGAATTGACCGAAGCCGAGAAGGAATCGTTTTCCGGTCAGTTGGCCGCAATCGTCGAATACATTGACCAGTTGAATGAAGTGGATACGTCCAACGTCAACCCCTGGCAAACGCGCAGCGTAGGCGAAGCTGCCACTTCGTACGCATCACGCGAAGACGTTGTTGAGCCAAGCCTTGGCCAGGAAAGAGCGCTTGAGCAGGCGCCGGATCCTGACGAAGGGCATTTCACTGTTCCGCGAGTCATCTAA
- a CDS encoding DUF721 domain-containing protein gives MESLLKLLPTMIRLSGDNEEVREQAVFAAWRVAAGKGVASGCAPFRLYNKQLIVAVLDQAWKKQLESLASEYLYRINSLVGLQMVTFIEFRLDRDFVLNARGREARSFEFHHTEELKEELRSSAEEIKDPELRQTFLRAAAKSLERKSSE, from the coding sequence ATGGAAAGTCTGCTCAAACTTCTGCCGACGATGATTCGCCTGTCGGGCGACAATGAGGAGGTTCGAGAGCAGGCGGTTTTTGCCGCCTGGCGTGTGGCGGCGGGCAAAGGCGTCGCCAGCGGATGCGCGCCGTTTCGGTTGTATAACAAACAACTGATCGTTGCCGTGCTCGACCAAGCCTGGAAAAAGCAGTTGGAATCGCTGGCGAGCGAGTATCTGTATCGGATAAATTCGCTGGTGGGGTTGCAGATGGTCACATTTATTGAATTTCGTCTGGACAGAGATTTTGTCCTCAATGCGCGCGGTAGGGAAGCGCGGAGTTTCGAGTTTCATCATACGGAAGAATTGAAAGAAGAATTAAGATCGTCCGCCGAAGAAATCAAAGACCCCGAATTGCGCCAAACGTTTTTGCGCGCAGCGGCGAAAAGTCTTGAAAGAAAAAGCTCGGAGTGA